The following are from one region of the Pseudodesulfovibrio piezophilus C1TLV30 genome:
- the rnhA gene encoding ribonuclease HI translates to MNNKVTIYTDGSCLGNPGPGGYGAILIYGEYKGDKADNYKELAQGYKETTNNRMELRAVIVALEALSRQCEVELWTDSKYVQQAITKGWLKNWLKNGWKTAAKKPVKNQDLWRQLIPLIEKQDVTFKWVKGHSGQLLNERVDDLARGAASGPGLLEDKEL, encoded by the coding sequence GTGAATAACAAAGTGACGATCTACACCGACGGCTCATGCCTCGGCAATCCCGGTCCCGGAGGCTATGGAGCCATTCTCATTTATGGAGAATACAAAGGCGACAAGGCTGACAACTACAAGGAACTGGCCCAGGGATACAAGGAAACGACCAATAACCGGATGGAACTCCGTGCGGTTATTGTTGCGTTGGAGGCGCTCTCACGCCAATGTGAAGTCGAATTGTGGACTGATTCGAAATATGTTCAGCAGGCCATCACAAAAGGCTGGCTCAAGAACTGGCTCAAAAACGGCTGGAAAACCGCTGCCAAGAAGCCTGTCAAAAATCAGGACCTCTGGCGACAACTTATCCCCCTCATCGAAAAACAGGACGTAACCTTCAAATGGGTGAAGGGTCACTCCGGCCAACTGCTCAATGAACGGGTGGACGATCTGGCCCGTGGCGCAGCAAGTGGTCCAGGATTACTGGAAGACAAGGAACTGTAG
- a CDS encoding ABC transporter permease — MTPRLLARITNMGLGAVWAFKLRSLFVVLGVAFGIASLTLIITAVDGANRKAMEMVEIFGPDAALVFGGNFMKRAVGMRTLTLSREDAQRVQDSLPGAYQVLPMRAKSGQTVKYGNKNYQDVRIIGATNDYSKAWNWPLAEGRDISPEDERIGAKIALLGHKPSVELFGQESPVGKVIYINNVPFQVVGTLSYRGFSGGGGGDIDNRIIIPLSTLMQRYNLDRKYFRALRVKFYEPDYMPAHMENLRSLLRHQHNLKDGEDDDFTILTADEVLKFMAMFKGGLSIFLGVTATIAMLVGGFVLANLFSISVSERAEEIGLKKALGAHKSAIMIQFLIEACALTLIGGVLGLFLGLGLGQFLTRLDILTIQFSWKAFFMALAGSQGVGLIFGLKPAKQAADLDPIQALRGDG; from the coding sequence ATGACACCACGATTGTTAGCACGAATTACCAACATGGGGCTGGGTGCTGTCTGGGCATTCAAGCTCCGCTCCCTGTTTGTCGTCCTTGGCGTTGCCTTTGGTATTGCCAGCCTGACCCTGATTATCACGGCTGTGGACGGGGCTAATAGAAAAGCAATGGAAATGGTGGAAATTTTCGGCCCTGATGCAGCCCTGGTCTTTGGCGGAAACTTCATGAAGCGCGCGGTGGGCATGCGCACCCTGACTCTGAGCAGGGAGGATGCCCAACGGGTTCAGGATTCACTGCCGGGAGCCTATCAGGTGCTCCCCATGCGGGCCAAAAGTGGCCAGACGGTAAAATATGGTAACAAGAATTATCAGGATGTCCGAATCATCGGTGCGACCAATGATTATTCCAAAGCATGGAACTGGCCCCTGGCAGAAGGACGAGATATTTCCCCTGAAGATGAACGCATCGGTGCCAAGATTGCGCTCCTGGGGCACAAGCCCTCTGTGGAACTTTTCGGTCAGGAATCCCCCGTGGGGAAGGTCATCTATATTAACAATGTTCCCTTCCAGGTGGTTGGGACATTGTCATACCGGGGTTTTTCAGGCGGAGGAGGGGGCGATATCGACAACAGAATCATCATCCCGCTCTCCACGCTCATGCAACGATACAATCTTGACCGTAAATATTTCAGAGCTCTCAGGGTCAAATTTTATGAACCGGACTACATGCCCGCACACATGGAAAATCTTCGTTCACTTCTCCGACACCAGCACAATCTGAAAGACGGAGAAGACGATGATTTTACCATCCTGACCGCAGACGAAGTTCTCAAATTCATGGCCATGTTCAAGGGAGGACTGAGCATTTTTCTGGGAGTGACCGCAACCATAGCCATGTTGGTAGGCGGATTCGTGCTGGCGAATCTTTTTTCCATTTCCGTCTCGGAGCGGGCAGAGGAGATCGGATTGAAGAAGGCTCTCGGCGCGCATAAATCTGCCATCATGATACAATTTCTCATAGAGGCATGCGCCCTGACTCTGATAGGGGGTGTGCTCGGCCTGTTTCTCGGACTCGGACTGGGGCAGTTCCTTACTCGGCTCGACATTCTGACTATCCAGTTTTCATGGAAGGCTTTTTTCATGGCCCTGGCCGGATCACAAGGGGTGGGCTTGATCTTTGGTCTGAAACCGGCCAAACAGGCGGCAGATCTCGATCCTATTCAGGCCCTACGCGGTGACGGATAG
- a CDS encoding ABC transporter ATP-binding protein: protein MTSAIHLTDITKTFAQVAEKKNGEEHPGITVLKGITLNIEKGEFVALQGTSGSGKSTLLHIIGLLDRPTSGVYKLLGHDASSLDDDRQSDLRNNSLGFIFQSFYLIPYATALENVILPGLYSGKPNGEIQQRAKSLLEQVGLADRMDFRPSRLSGGQQQRVAMARAMLNEPDIILADEPTGQLDSNTSTEIMKLFHSVHDAGRTIVLVTHDEEVAKEAGRVIKLHDGEIAEDVRGMKK, encoded by the coding sequence ATGACTTCGGCCATTCATCTGACAGATATCACCAAAACCTTTGCACAGGTTGCCGAGAAAAAAAACGGTGAAGAGCACCCCGGAATTACTGTTCTCAAAGGTATCACCCTGAACATAGAAAAGGGCGAGTTTGTCGCGCTTCAGGGGACATCCGGTTCTGGCAAATCCACCCTGCTCCATATCATAGGGCTGCTCGACAGGCCCACTTCCGGCGTCTACAAGCTGCTCGGGCACGATGCCTCGTCGCTGGATGACGACCGGCAATCCGATCTGCGCAACAACTCACTGGGGTTCATTTTCCAATCATTTTACCTGATTCCCTATGCCACGGCATTGGAAAATGTCATTCTTCCCGGCCTCTACTCCGGAAAGCCCAACGGGGAAATTCAACAACGGGCCAAATCACTCCTGGAACAGGTCGGCCTCGCAGACCGCATGGATTTTCGTCCGTCACGACTTTCCGGTGGGCAGCAACAACGCGTGGCCATGGCACGAGCCATGCTCAACGAGCCTGACATCATCCTTGCCGATGAACCAACCGGACAGTTGGACTCGAATACGTCCACTGAGATCATGAAACTTTTCCATTCCGTGCACGATGCCGGGCGAACCATTGTCCTGGTGACCCATGATGAGGAAGTTGCCAAGGAAGCGGGACGCGTCATCAAGCTCCATGACGGAGAAATAGCAGAAGACGTACGCGGCATGAAAAAATAA
- a CDS encoding efflux RND transporter periplasmic adaptor subunit, which translates to MKKLIFILIAALITGGGVWYFTDSGGKGRIKVLKTTKVARADVSKILESTGIVKAQVGAQVKIGAQATGVLESVPVKVGDLVRKGDLIAQIDARELRARMEEATANLRLQEAKLEYMEKNLPRKRSLVRQKLEAQDSLDVAYQDAEMARHGVDAARAKLETLKVQLSYTKIFSPIDGVVSQVAAQEGETVVSGLSVSNLITVLDPSRLEMWIYIDETDIGRVATGLPVHYTVDAYRDKIFEGTVSRIYPEPEIRDNIVYYRALVTISKEQAQSLRPEMTTQCKIIVETKKNVMAVPNTALKWVSDRQVVFVVDDPETSPREVQPEFGLIGLEYSEIASGLKEGEIVATQLVLPGSKVKSKGN; encoded by the coding sequence ATGAAGAAACTCATTTTCATCCTCATCGCGGCACTGATCACAGGCGGAGGCGTCTGGTATTTTACGGACTCCGGCGGCAAAGGCCGGATCAAGGTGCTCAAGACAACCAAGGTCGCCCGCGCCGATGTCTCCAAGATTCTGGAGTCCACCGGCATAGTCAAGGCTCAGGTCGGCGCACAGGTCAAGATCGGAGCACAGGCTACCGGCGTGTTGGAATCGGTGCCGGTGAAGGTCGGCGACCTTGTCAGAAAGGGAGACCTGATAGCCCAGATAGATGCCAGGGAACTCCGAGCACGTATGGAAGAAGCCACTGCAAATCTTCGCCTTCAGGAAGCAAAACTCGAATACATGGAAAAGAATCTACCTCGTAAACGTTCTCTTGTCCGGCAGAAACTTGAAGCACAGGACTCCCTCGACGTCGCCTATCAGGATGCCGAGATGGCCCGCCATGGCGTGGATGCCGCTCGTGCCAAGCTTGAGACGCTCAAGGTCCAACTTTCCTATACAAAAATATTCTCTCCCATTGACGGCGTTGTCTCACAGGTTGCGGCCCAGGAAGGGGAAACCGTTGTTTCAGGCCTGTCCGTGTCCAATCTGATCACGGTGCTCGACCCTTCCCGCCTCGAAATGTGGATATATATCGACGAAACCGATATTGGTCGTGTCGCAACAGGACTGCCTGTTCATTACACTGTCGACGCCTACAGGGACAAGATATTCGAGGGAACGGTCAGTCGCATCTACCCGGAGCCTGAAATCCGGGATAACATCGTCTATTACCGTGCTTTAGTGACCATTTCCAAAGAGCAGGCTCAGTCTCTGCGCCCGGAAATGACCACCCAATGCAAGATCATCGTCGAGACGAAAAAGAACGTCATGGCCGTCCCGAACACGGCCCTCAAGTGGGTCTCCGACCGGCAGGTTGTCTTCGTCGTTGACGACCCGGAAACCAGCCCACGGGAAGTTCAGCCTGAATTTGGCCTTATCGGCCTGGAATACAGCGAAATAGCCTCCGGCCTCAAGGAAGGAGAAATCGTGGCGACCCAACTCGTCCTGCCCGGTTCCAAGGTCAAGAGTAAAGGAAACTAA
- a CDS encoding YkgJ family cysteine cluster protein, producing MDFIQLYRGLFRRFRSFVLGRDVEIVGHCLFCGKCCHDILLKDGHWLKKMRDFEKLCAREPEHKRFIPTGRGDLGHLVFRCSMQGDDGLCVCYENRLPLCRNYPSESIYYKGGWIRPDCGFRFKSTTFRDILMRRRQLRMPKFSDVLKQEIKQADK from the coding sequence GTGGACTTTATACAGCTGTATAGAGGACTTTTCCGACGATTCCGCTCCTTTGTTCTGGGCCGCGATGTGGAAATTGTCGGTCACTGCCTATTTTGTGGGAAATGCTGCCATGATATCCTGCTCAAAGATGGCCACTGGCTTAAAAAGATGCGCGATTTTGAAAAGCTCTGCGCCCGCGAACCTGAACATAAACGTTTTATTCCCACTGGCAGGGGCGACCTTGGCCATCTTGTTTTTCGCTGTTCGATGCAAGGGGATGACGGATTATGCGTCTGTTATGAAAACAGGCTTCCTTTATGTAGAAATTATCCGTCCGAATCTATATATTATAAAGGCGGCTGGATTCGGCCAGACTGCGGATTTCGATTCAAGTCCACGACCTTCCGAGATATTCTCATGCGACGAAGGCAGTTACGAATGCCAAAATTCTCAGATGTGCTCAAACAGGAAATCAAACAGGCCGACAAATAG
- a CDS encoding phosphomannomutase/phosphoglucomutase, which yields MKDIKPHIFRAYDIRGIVDQDFDAEWVTVLGRACGTYFKEQGWSRAILGHDCRASSPEYQQAMAHGLAQTGVDVLCLNQVSTPVFYFAAKHLNYQAGVMITASHNPSEYNGFKVWGGASTIYGKEVTAIYDIMKAGNFPSGSGLISFHDILPTYKADLLGRCSLSSQRGRPVKVVVDGGNGAAGDLTADILETAGAEVIRLYCEPDGSFPNHHPDPVVEEYVEDLKAKVVEEGADVGIGLDGDGDRIGAVDEKGSLMFGDQLLAIYARDLLKTVPGAGVVADVKCSTLLFKDIENHGGTCEMCITGHSIVKSRMIETGAAIGGEMSGHMFFFHGYHGFDDATYGALKLMEILSRSTTPLSEYLADWPTTFTTPEIRMDCPEDIKFQVVAKAQAHFKKDHKVIDMDGARVEFGDGWGLVRASNTQGALVLRFEAESASRLTEIQTFMETPIRSWIKEFGG from the coding sequence ATGAAAGACATCAAACCCCATATTTTTCGTGCATATGACATCCGAGGTATCGTGGATCAGGATTTTGACGCTGAATGGGTCACGGTTTTGGGACGCGCATGCGGGACCTATTTCAAAGAACAGGGATGGTCCCGTGCCATTCTCGGTCACGACTGTCGGGCAAGTTCTCCCGAATATCAGCAGGCCATGGCCCATGGTCTGGCCCAAACAGGTGTTGACGTCCTCTGCCTGAACCAGGTCTCCACACCGGTTTTCTATTTCGCAGCCAAACATCTGAACTACCAGGCGGGAGTCATGATCACGGCCAGCCATAATCCAAGTGAATATAATGGGTTCAAGGTCTGGGGAGGAGCTTCCACCATTTATGGCAAAGAAGTCACCGCCATATATGACATCATGAAAGCAGGAAACTTTCCCTCAGGTTCGGGACTGATCTCCTTCCACGACATCCTGCCCACCTACAAGGCTGACCTGCTCGGCCGATGTTCCCTCTCCTCGCAACGAGGGCGCCCGGTCAAGGTGGTGGTGGACGGTGGCAACGGTGCTGCCGGAGACCTGACTGCCGATATCCTGGAAACCGCCGGAGCTGAGGTCATCCGCCTCTACTGTGAACCGGACGGTTCTTTCCCCAATCATCATCCTGACCCGGTGGTGGAAGAATATGTTGAAGACCTCAAGGCCAAAGTGGTTGAAGAGGGTGCGGATGTCGGGATCGGTCTGGATGGGGATGGAGACCGCATCGGCGCGGTGGATGAAAAAGGTAGCCTGATGTTCGGCGATCAGTTGCTCGCCATCTATGCCCGAGACCTGCTCAAGACAGTCCCCGGCGCGGGCGTTGTGGCCGACGTCAAATGCTCCACCCTGCTTTTCAAAGATATCGAGAACCATGGCGGAACCTGTGAAATGTGTATAACCGGGCACTCCATCGTCAAAAGCAGGATGATTGAAACCGGCGCAGCCATCGGTGGAGAAATGTCCGGTCATATGTTTTTTTTCCATGGTTATCATGGATTTGACGATGCCACATACGGCGCACTCAAGCTCATGGAGATCCTGAGCCGGTCAACCACTCCCCTCTCTGAATATCTCGCGGACTGGCCCACCACCTTCACGACCCCGGAAATCCGCATGGACTGCCCAGAAGACATCAAGTTTCAGGTCGTTGCCAAGGCTCAGGCTCATTTCAAAAAAGACCACAAAGTCATCGACATGGATGGCGCACGGGTCGAATTCGGTGACGGGTGGGGTTTGGTCCGTGCTTCCAATACACAAGGAGCCCTTGTCCTCCGCTTTGAAGCGGAATCAGCGTCACGGCTCACCGAAATACAGACATTCATGGAAACTCCCATCCGATCATGGATCAAGGAGTTCGGAGGATAG
- the hflK gene encoding FtsH protease activity modulator HflK, with protein sequence MNWDWEKLQKQQQGRPGGKPPSFDDFQNQFDKFKQFKLPGWKFIVPIILLLWIASGFYIVEPDEVGVVKQFGQFNRITTAGPNYHIPYPVESVLTPKVTQIRRIEFGFRSSGRARVQNFQQGASREVPEEALMLTGDENIVSVQFIVQYQIKDAKDYLFNVYDPTKTIVHAGEAAMREVIGNGKIDDALTTGKMEIQVQTRDLMQRILESYKTGISIVAVQMQNVHPPEQVVDAFKDVASAREDKSRFINEAEAYQRDILPKARGEASRIINAAQAYQESKVRKAQGDASRFLAVLKEYSKAKKITRERLYLETMETILENPEVEKLVMSDDALKKSVPYLPLDKLPKAAAPREKN encoded by the coding sequence ATGAATTGGGATTGGGAAAAATTACAAAAGCAACAACAGGGGCGACCCGGTGGCAAGCCACCGAGTTTCGACGATTTCCAGAATCAGTTTGATAAGTTCAAGCAGTTCAAGCTGCCGGGCTGGAAATTCATCGTACCGATTATCCTTCTCCTCTGGATAGCATCCGGTTTCTACATCGTAGAGCCGGACGAGGTGGGTGTGGTTAAACAGTTCGGCCAATTCAACCGCATCACCACCGCGGGACCGAATTATCACATCCCGTATCCTGTGGAGAGCGTCCTTACTCCGAAAGTGACGCAGATCAGACGTATCGAATTTGGTTTCCGTTCTTCCGGGCGGGCCAGGGTGCAGAATTTTCAACAAGGTGCCAGTCGAGAAGTGCCTGAAGAGGCTCTGATGCTCACCGGCGACGAAAATATCGTCTCCGTTCAGTTTATCGTTCAGTATCAGATCAAGGATGCCAAGGATTACCTCTTCAATGTCTATGATCCGACAAAAACCATAGTCCACGCAGGTGAAGCCGCCATGCGCGAGGTTATCGGTAATGGCAAGATTGACGACGCCCTGACTACAGGCAAGATGGAAATCCAGGTGCAGACTCGTGACTTGATGCAACGGATACTCGAGTCCTACAAGACGGGTATCAGTATCGTCGCTGTCCAAATGCAGAATGTGCATCCGCCTGAACAGGTGGTAGACGCTTTCAAGGATGTGGCCAGTGCCCGCGAGGACAAGAGCCGCTTTATCAATGAAGCTGAAGCTTATCAGCGAGATATTCTGCCCAAGGCCAGAGGTGAAGCTTCTCGTATCATCAATGCGGCTCAGGCATACCAGGAGTCCAAGGTTCGTAAAGCTCAAGGTGATGCATCTCGTTTCCTCGCTGTGCTCAAGGAATACAGCAAGGCCAAGAAGATTACCCGAGAGCGCCTCTATCTGGAGACCATGGAAACCATTCTGGAGAATCCGGAAGTCGAAAAGCTCGTCATGTCCGACGATGCCCTCAAGAAATCCGTTCCCTACCTGCCGTTGGACAAGCTGCCCAAGGCTGCTGCTCCTCGGGAAAAGAATTAG
- the hflC gene encoding protease modulator HflC, with translation MKATTLALIIGVVLGAFALTQSAFTVEETEKAIVIQLGRPVGDKELGPGLHFKLPLIQNVVYFDARILDFDAKPEEITTTDKKYMNVDSYSKWRIVDPLTFYTKVRTIQGAQARLDDIVRSQLRVALGRYTLIEVVSHKRQEIMDAVTRRSEELLKPYGIDIIDVRIKRTDLPAENARAIFGRMKAERERQAKQYRSEGREASAKIIATADKERSIILADANKQAEIVRGEGDAEATKIYADALGQSPEFYAFMRSLDAYRKGFGNNSRFILTPKSPFLKYMQ, from the coding sequence ATGAAAGCGACAACTTTAGCACTCATCATTGGCGTCGTTCTCGGTGCCTTCGCATTGACTCAGTCCGCCTTTACCGTCGAAGAAACGGAAAAGGCCATCGTGATCCAGCTTGGCCGTCCAGTCGGCGACAAGGAGCTTGGACCGGGGCTTCATTTCAAGTTGCCCCTGATTCAGAATGTGGTCTACTTTGATGCCCGTATTCTTGATTTTGATGCCAAACCCGAAGAGATCACCACCACCGACAAGAAGTACATGAATGTTGATTCATACAGCAAATGGCGGATTGTCGATCCTTTGACCTTCTATACCAAGGTGCGCACCATCCAGGGTGCTCAGGCCCGTTTGGACGATATCGTCCGTTCGCAATTGCGGGTTGCCCTCGGACGATACACTCTTATAGAAGTTGTTTCCCACAAGCGCCAAGAGATCATGGATGCAGTGACAAGACGGTCCGAGGAGCTTCTTAAGCCCTATGGAATCGATATCATTGATGTCCGGATCAAGCGGACAGACCTGCCTGCCGAGAATGCTCGCGCTATTTTCGGCCGCATGAAAGCAGAGCGTGAACGTCAGGCCAAGCAATATCGCTCGGAAGGACGCGAGGCTTCTGCCAAGATTATTGCCACGGCTGACAAGGAACGCTCCATTATTTTGGCCGATGCCAATAAGCAGGCCGAGATTGTACGAGGCGAAGGGGATGCCGAGGCGACGAAGATTTATGCTGACGCTTTGGGGCAATCTCCTGAGTTCTATGCGTTTATGCGAAGCCTTGATGCATATCGAAAAGGCTTTGGGAATAATTCCCGGTTCATTCTGACTCCCAAGAGTCCTTTTTTGAAATACATGCAATAA
- a CDS encoding LexA family transcriptional regulator, producing MPKKKRQCDEAQLKWFEEALERIKKATGARTQVQLAEVLDVRQSSISDAKRRCSIPAEWFLKLYRSHGLDPDWLSEGVEPVYINASKAKIPADTLLRETPAPYGRMNSRGRVVPVSTMAGVDKEAATWEPKPIEELSVPESFCRPKLQVVKVDSASMEPVIGRGAFVGIDRDQNEHPDGDLCAVYFPHQGLTIRRVYMQGDTFLLKAENEKYSDLTIPAAEMDQRTVGRVIWVLQNLSPM from the coding sequence ATGCCCAAGAAAAAGAGACAGTGCGACGAAGCACAGTTGAAGTGGTTTGAAGAGGCACTGGAACGCATCAAGAAAGCGACTGGTGCCAGGACCCAGGTCCAGTTGGCCGAAGTCCTTGATGTTCGCCAGTCCAGTATTTCCGACGCAAAACGTCGTTGTTCCATACCGGCCGAATGGTTCCTGAAGTTATACCGCAGCCACGGGCTTGATCCTGACTGGCTTTCCGAGGGCGTGGAGCCTGTTTATATCAATGCCTCCAAGGCCAAGATTCCGGCTGATACGCTGCTTCGTGAAACTCCGGCCCCCTATGGCCGTATGAATTCCCGTGGTCGTGTCGTGCCAGTCTCCACCATGGCGGGTGTTGACAAGGAAGCGGCTACCTGGGAGCCGAAACCAATCGAAGAGCTGTCTGTCCCCGAGTCCTTCTGCCGTCCCAAGCTGCAAGTCGTGAAAGTCGATTCCGCCAGCATGGAGCCTGTTATTGGGCGCGGAGCGTTTGTGGGGATTGATCGGGATCAGAACGAACACCCGGATGGTGACTTGTGCGCTGTGTACTTCCCTCATCAGGGGCTGACTATTCGTCGAGTCTACATGCAGGGAGACACCTTTTTGCTCAAAGCGGAAAATGAAAAATATTCCGATCTGACTATCCCAGCCGCTGAAATGGATCAGCGAACTGTCGGGCGGGTTATCTGGGTTCTTCAGAACCTTTCCCCCATGTAA
- a CDS encoding diguanylate cyclase, producing the protein MGDTNKVLIVEDSKFFASILVRRIINELGFDVDWKSNYADAVATIECCQDDYFVALLDVTLPDAPNGEIVNYALGKGMPSIIFTGGFDGKLRNQFVAWNIVDYILKDSASSVDMLLSTVHRIYMNRDIKALVVDDSKTMRDSIVRLLKTQLYQVFEAGNGNEALEVLGANPEIKLIVSDYEMPEMDGFELIKRVRETYSKNDLAIIGMSAMDAPLLSAQLLKTGANDFVSKPFQVEEFHSRVSHSMEMLENIALIRDLSYKDPLTKLYNRRYFFENAQNFIRQAEEKGRIVCVGMLDIDHFKNVNDTYGHDGGDTVLKEIACLIQEGFQEDSIVSRFGGEEFCVMVAYEQDADVVVHFDAMRQSVEDMVFVLGGQNVHLTISVGVCCAQDELDVILKLSDSRLYAAKEGGRNRVVAQ; encoded by the coding sequence ATGGGTGATACGAATAAGGTCCTGATAGTCGAGGATAGCAAGTTCTTCGCTTCCATACTGGTGAGAAGAATAATCAATGAATTGGGTTTTGATGTGGATTGGAAATCCAATTATGCCGATGCCGTGGCGACAATCGAGTGTTGTCAGGACGATTATTTTGTCGCGCTGTTGGATGTGACTCTGCCGGATGCGCCCAATGGTGAGATCGTGAACTATGCCTTGGGTAAAGGGATGCCGAGCATTATTTTTACCGGTGGATTCGATGGAAAATTGCGCAATCAGTTTGTCGCATGGAATATCGTCGACTATATTCTCAAGGATTCCGCTTCATCTGTTGACATGCTTTTGTCCACAGTTCACAGAATTTACATGAACCGAGATATTAAAGCTCTTGTGGTCGATGACTCCAAAACCATGCGGGATTCCATTGTCAGGCTCTTGAAAACACAGCTGTACCAAGTCTTTGAGGCAGGGAATGGTAACGAAGCTCTTGAAGTGCTCGGGGCCAATCCGGAGATCAAGCTGATCGTGAGTGATTATGAAATGCCCGAGATGGATGGGTTCGAGCTGATCAAAAGGGTCCGGGAGACATACTCGAAGAATGATTTGGCCATCATCGGTATGTCAGCCATGGACGCACCATTGCTTTCGGCCCAGTTGCTCAAGACCGGTGCCAATGATTTTGTCTCCAAACCGTTTCAGGTCGAGGAATTTCATTCTCGTGTGAGCCACTCCATGGAGATGCTGGAAAATATCGCTTTGATCAGGGATTTATCCTATAAAGATCCGCTGACGAAGTTATATAATAGGCGGTATTTCTTTGAGAATGCCCAAAATTTTATTCGTCAGGCCGAAGAGAAGGGACGTATCGTCTGCGTCGGGATGCTCGATATTGATCACTTCAAGAATGTCAATGACACGTATGGGCATGATGGTGGTGATACAGTGCTGAAGGAAATTGCCTGTCTAATTCAGGAAGGATTTCAGGAAGATTCCATTGTCAGTCGTTTTGGCGGGGAGGAATTTTGCGTTATGGTTGCTTATGAACAGGATGCGGATGTTGTTGTTCATTTTGACGCCATGCGACAATCTGTCGAAGACATGGTTTTTGTTCTTGGTGGGCAGAATGTCCACCTGACTATCAGTGTTGGAGTCTGTTGTGCTCAGGATGAGCTTGATGTGATACTGAAGTTGTCAGATAGCCGACTGTATGCAGCGAAAGAGGGAGGGCGAAACCGGGTTGTTGCGCAATGA
- the panB gene encoding 3-methyl-2-oxobutanoate hydroxymethyltransferase produces MSTNTISLSQETGKPVTAPSVQASKNGDKICCMTAYDYSSGLIADAAGMDVVLVGDSLAMVVLGHEDTLSVTVDEMIHHVRATSRGVKRALLVADMPFMSFCTVDKALHNGGRLISEGGARAVKLEGGVAVVPQIEALTQAGIPVMAHVGLTPQHVARFGGFKAQGKSAEATKALLEDAQAVEEAGAFCVVLEAIPVEAAQLITEAIDIPTIGIGAGNVTDGQVLVYHDVLGLFDRFTPKFVRQYASQGEEGIKALEQYCKDVRSGWFPAEKNTIYMPDDQMEQVRKIKVKKKK; encoded by the coding sequence ATGAGCACCAATACTATTTCCTTGTCACAGGAGACCGGCAAGCCGGTCACGGCTCCATCGGTTCAGGCCAGTAAGAACGGCGATAAAATTTGCTGTATGACCGCCTATGATTATTCATCCGGATTGATAGCGGATGCTGCTGGCATGGACGTTGTGCTGGTCGGAGATTCCCTGGCCATGGTTGTGCTGGGTCATGAAGACACCCTGTCCGTGACAGTGGACGAAATGATACACCATGTCCGGGCAACGAGCAGGGGGGTCAAGCGCGCCTTGCTCGTGGCGGATATGCCTTTCATGTCCTTTTGCACGGTGGATAAAGCCTTGCATAACGGTGGTCGATTGATCAGCGAAGGCGGAGCCAGAGCTGTCAAGCTGGAGGGGGGAGTGGCTGTGGTGCCACAGATTGAGGCTCTGACTCAGGCCGGGATACCGGTCATGGCTCATGTGGGGTTAACTCCTCAGCATGTCGCACGATTTGGGGGATTCAAGGCCCAGGGGAAATCTGCCGAAGCCACCAAGGCCTTGCTTGAAGATGCTCAGGCGGTCGAAGAGGCTGGAGCTTTCTGTGTGGTGCTGGAGGCCATCCCTGTGGAAGCCGCCCAATTGATTACCGAAGCTATTGATATCCCGACCATAGGTATTGGGGCGGGAAATGTGACGGATGGACAGGTCCTTGTTTATCATGATGTCCTTGGATTGTTCGATCGATTTACCCCGAAATTTGTTCGCCAGTATGCATCCCAGGGTGAGGAAGGGATCAAGGCGCTCGAACAGTATTGCAAGGATGTGCGCTCGGGCTGGTTCCCCGCTGAGAAGAACACCATCTATATGCCTGATGACCAGATGGAACAGGTCCGCAAGATTAAAGTGAAGAAGAAAAAATAG